The following proteins come from a genomic window of Synechococcus sp. UW69:
- a CDS encoding AbrB family transcriptional regulator has translation MLTGSELLAKVKELGDVSKSDLVRACGYVSDKKDGGDRLNFTAFYEALLEAKGVNLSSGGAAIGKGGRKLSYIAKVQGNGNLLIGKAYTAMLNLEPGDEFEIKLGKKAIRLIPTGAAAEHSEAADQVDE, from the coding sequence ATGCTGACCGGTTCCGAGCTGCTTGCAAAGGTCAAAGAACTAGGGGATGTTTCCAAATCCGATCTAGTGAGAGCTTGTGGCTACGTCTCTGACAAGAAAGACGGTGGCGATCGCCTGAATTTCACTGCTTTCTATGAGGCGCTGCTTGAGGCCAAAGGCGTCAATCTGAGCAGCGGCGGTGCTGCAATTGGCAAAGGTGGCCGCAAGTTGAGCTACATCGCCAAAGTGCAGGGCAACGGCAACCTGCTGATCGGCAAGGCCTACACCGCCATGCTGAATCTCGAGCCAGGTGATGAGTTTGAAATCAAACTGGGCAAAAAAGCCATCCGTCTGATCCCCACAGGTGCAGCTGCAGAGCACAGCGAAGCCGCTGACCAGGTAGACGAGTGA
- a CDS encoding amino acid ABC transporter ATP-binding protein: MTVAIRATELVKSYSQGVKALDGVSLEVNSGEVLVVMGPSGSGKSTLIRTFNGLESLDGGALDVLGERLDATHGERQVRAIRKRVGMVFQQFNLFPHLSILDNITLAPIKVQKRAKADAEHRAIELLDQMGIREQARKYPAQLSGGQQQRVAIARALALDPEVMLFDEPTSALDPERVKEVLDAMRQLAQGGMTMVVVTHELGFAREVADRVMFMDRGQVVETSDPQTFFTNAREERSRRFLNQMQH, translated from the coding sequence ATGACCGTTGCCATTCGTGCCACTGAGTTGGTCAAGAGCTACTCCCAAGGGGTGAAAGCTCTTGATGGCGTCAGTTTGGAAGTGAACAGCGGCGAAGTTCTGGTGGTGATGGGTCCTTCGGGATCCGGAAAGAGCACCTTGATCCGTACCTTCAATGGTCTGGAATCGCTGGATGGCGGTGCCTTGGATGTGCTGGGGGAACGCTTGGATGCCACCCATGGGGAACGTCAGGTGCGGGCGATTCGCAAACGTGTGGGCATGGTGTTTCAGCAGTTCAACCTGTTCCCCCATCTCTCGATCCTCGACAACATCACCCTTGCCCCGATCAAGGTGCAAAAGCGAGCAAAGGCTGATGCGGAGCATCGCGCCATCGAGCTTCTCGACCAGATGGGAATTCGGGAGCAGGCACGGAAGTACCCGGCGCAACTCAGTGGTGGTCAACAACAGCGGGTGGCGATCGCCCGGGCTTTGGCCTTGGATCCGGAGGTGATGCTGTTCGACGAGCCCACGAGCGCTTTGGATCCGGAGCGGGTGAAGGAAGTGCTGGATGCGATGCGCCAATTAGCCCAGGGCGGCATGACGATGGTGGTGGTGACCCACGAACTGGGCTTTGCCCGTGAGGTGGCGGATCGGGTGATGTTTATGGACCGGGGCCAGGTGGTGGAGACCTCCGACCCGCAGACGTTCTTCACCAATGCCAGAGAAGAACGCAGCCGCAGATTCCTGAACCAGATGCAGCACTGA
- a CDS encoding AEC family transporter yields MLRFLLELAPSLLIGFWAGGRHETLAARLATPLVRFGVPISVMGLLLKGGLSGDMLQAAGLAVLAMGLVLVGASRLPGLAELVSPTLRLGSCTGNTAYFGVPLALAFLPDEALPISIGYDLGATLLTWSLGPLLIGERVNGSKRLHGLMSSVAASPATRGLIGALLIQATPWSELVTDALWWPSRLVILLALMVVGMRLGSIHRKGITPSARPLQLLRPLVAKLLLYPLLLLLLASLLRFDPLMVQAVALQGAAPTAISLLLIAESVGADQERAAGLVFWSTLLALVTAPAWGVLLRSQF; encoded by the coding sequence ATGCTTCGGTTTTTGCTGGAGCTTGCGCCTTCCCTGCTGATCGGGTTTTGGGCTGGAGGACGCCATGAAACCCTCGCCGCCCGCTTGGCCACGCCGTTGGTGAGGTTCGGGGTACCGATCAGTGTGATGGGCCTGCTGTTGAAGGGTGGCCTGAGCGGCGACATGTTGCAGGCAGCGGGTCTTGCGGTGCTGGCCATGGGCCTTGTGCTGGTGGGGGCGTCGCGGTTACCGGGATTGGCTGAGCTGGTCTCTCCAACGCTGCGGTTGGGGAGCTGCACTGGAAACACGGCTTATTTCGGAGTGCCTCTGGCCTTGGCCTTTCTGCCTGATGAGGCCCTCCCGATCAGCATTGGCTACGACCTTGGGGCGACACTGCTGACTTGGAGTCTTGGTCCGCTGCTGATCGGTGAGCGGGTCAATGGCTCTAAAAGGCTGCACGGTCTCATGAGCAGCGTTGCGGCGAGCCCAGCGACCCGCGGGCTGATCGGTGCATTGCTGATTCAGGCGACCCCCTGGTCTGAACTGGTGACCGACGCTTTGTGGTGGCCTTCCCGCTTGGTGATCTTGCTGGCTTTGATGGTGGTGGGCATGCGCCTTGGCAGCATCCATCGCAAGGGAATCACTCCATCGGCCCGACCGTTGCAACTGCTGAGGCCACTGGTAGCCAAACTCCTGCTTTATCCGTTGCTGCTGCTGCTGCTTGCATCTCTGCTGCGGTTCGATCCGCTGATGGTTCAGGCGGTTGCGCTGCAGGGGGCAGCGCCGACGGCGATCTCACTGCTGTTGATTGCGGAGTCTGTGGGGGCTGATCAGGAGCGGGCTGCAGGTCTGGTGTTCTGGAGCACGCTGCTGGCGTTGGTCACGGCGCCTGCTTGGGGTGTGCTGCTGCGATCTCAGTTTTGA